In a genomic window of Candidatus Tumulicola sp.:
- the def gene encoding peptide deformylase, which yields MAYVREIITDGHPTLRKVARKVDAREIAEPLFQQLLDDMFETMYAAPGVGLAAPQVNVSKRVFVIDVHEDEHPPEVVINPKIESCEEEVELTEGCLSVPGMVGEIVRFNRVVVSGLDRYGKKIRLEGDGLFAQCLQHEIGHLNGELYLDSARDVRVAKPHEEDDAGEPAAHDDAVAAEA from the coding sequence ATGGCCTACGTGCGGGAAATCATTACAGACGGGCATCCGACGCTGCGCAAGGTCGCGCGAAAAGTGGATGCCCGTGAGATCGCCGAGCCGCTATTTCAGCAACTGCTCGACGACATGTTCGAAACCATGTACGCTGCGCCGGGCGTCGGCCTCGCGGCGCCGCAAGTGAACGTTTCGAAGCGCGTGTTCGTGATCGACGTACACGAGGACGAGCACCCGCCCGAAGTCGTGATCAATCCTAAGATCGAGTCCTGCGAAGAAGAAGTCGAACTGACCGAAGGCTGCCTTTCCGTTCCCGGTATGGTAGGCGAGATCGTTCGCTTCAACCGCGTCGTCGTTAGCGGTCTCGACCGGTACGGGAAAAAGATCCGCCTGGAAGGTGATGGCCTGTTCGCGCAGTGCCTGCAGCACGAAATCGGCCATTTGAACGGCGAGCTGTACCTCGATTCGGCTCGCGACGTGCGTGTTGCCAAACCGCACGAAGAGGACGACGCCGGCGAACCCGCCGCGCACGACGACGCCGTGGCCGCCGAGGCATAA
- the hslU gene encoding ATP-dependent protease ATPase subunit HslU, producing MNAAISGSDTAALTPRQIVAELDKYIVGQAGAKRAVAVALRNRYRRSRVSGELREEITPKNILMIGPTGVGKTEIARRLAGLVGAPFVKVEATKYTEVGYVGRDVESMVRDLVEASIRTVIEERRHDVVDAAEHQAVERIIDVLHPETRPPQPSGQGNSLGATLGSIFGNNFQPPPAAQPPPAVSSDAQRVREQTRSEIERGFYDVRLVEIDVEETPNLPIGMIGGDQSGGGADLGEMLGGILPKRRSKKRVTVAEARRIFAQEESAKLIDMDAVKREALRRAAEDGIIFIDEIDKVAGQGGRGGPDVSREGVQRDILPIVEGSTVTTKHGTIKTDHVLFIAAGAFHISKPSDLIPELQGRFPIRVELDSLTAEDFKTILTQPKNALVEQYKALLATEGTTLDFRPDGIEQIAAYAMRVNETSENIGARRLHTVLERLLDEVSFAAPEEAGTRVIDAAYVKERLADVVGNTDLSGYIL from the coding sequence GTGAACGCCGCGATCTCCGGTTCCGACACCGCAGCGCTGACGCCGCGACAGATCGTCGCCGAACTCGACAAGTACATCGTCGGTCAGGCCGGGGCAAAACGCGCCGTGGCCGTCGCGTTGCGTAATCGCTATCGCCGTTCGCGCGTATCCGGCGAGCTGCGCGAAGAGATTACTCCGAAAAACATTTTGATGATCGGACCGACGGGCGTCGGCAAGACCGAAATCGCGCGCCGTTTGGCGGGGCTGGTCGGTGCGCCGTTCGTCAAAGTCGAGGCGACGAAATATACCGAAGTGGGGTATGTCGGCCGCGACGTCGAGTCGATGGTTCGAGATTTGGTCGAGGCCTCGATTCGCACGGTCATCGAAGAACGCCGCCACGATGTCGTCGATGCGGCCGAACATCAGGCGGTGGAACGCATTATCGACGTACTGCATCCGGAGACGCGTCCGCCGCAGCCGTCCGGACAAGGTAATTCGCTCGGTGCGACGCTCGGGTCGATCTTCGGCAACAACTTTCAACCGCCGCCGGCGGCCCAACCGCCGCCCGCCGTTTCGTCCGACGCGCAACGCGTGCGAGAGCAAACGCGCTCCGAGATCGAGCGCGGCTTTTATGACGTGCGTCTGGTCGAAATCGATGTCGAAGAAACTCCGAACCTGCCGATCGGCATGATCGGCGGCGACCAATCCGGTGGCGGGGCCGACCTCGGCGAGATGCTTGGCGGAATACTTCCAAAGCGCCGTTCGAAAAAACGCGTTACCGTAGCCGAGGCGCGTCGCATCTTCGCACAAGAAGAGTCGGCCAAGCTGATCGACATGGATGCGGTGAAGCGCGAGGCGTTGCGGCGCGCGGCCGAAGACGGCATCATTTTCATCGACGAGATCGATAAGGTTGCGGGGCAAGGTGGCCGCGGCGGTCCGGACGTTTCGCGCGAGGGCGTGCAGCGCGACATTCTTCCGATCGTCGAAGGTTCGACGGTGACGACCAAGCACGGCACGATCAAGACGGATCACGTATTGTTCATCGCTGCGGGTGCGTTTCACATCAGCAAGCCGTCCGACTTGATTCCGGAACTGCAAGGCCGGTTTCCGATTCGCGTCGAGCTCGACTCGCTCACTGCCGAAGATTTCAAAACGATCCTGACGCAGCCCAAGAACGCATTGGTCGAGCAATACAAAGCACTGCTCGCGACCGAAGGCACGACGCTCGACTTTCGCCCGGACGGCATCGAGCAGATCGCCGCCTATGCGATGCGGGTCAACGAAACCAGTGAGAATATCGGTGCCCGCCGGCTGCACACCGTCCTCGAAAGACTGCTCGACGAGGTCAGCTTTGCGGCTCCCGAGGAGGCCGGCACCAGGGTAATCGACGCCGCGTACGTGAAAGAGCGGCTCGCCGACGTGGTGGGAAATACGGACCTGTCCGGGTACATCTTGTAG
- the hslV gene encoding ATP-dependent protease subunit HslV, which yields MRIRSTTIIAVRKDGRLAIAGDGQVTLDKTIVKHTARKVRKISGGKVVAGFAGSAADGIALLEKFEQSFNEYKDITRAAVELAKDWRQDRALRRLEALLLVGNADHLFLLSGTGDVIEPDEGVAAIGSGGPYAQAAAAALVRNTSLGAEEIARKALEIAGEICIYTNDDITVEVLE from the coding sequence ATGAGGATTCGCTCGACTACCATTATCGCCGTTCGCAAGGACGGCCGGCTGGCGATCGCCGGGGACGGGCAAGTAACGCTCGACAAGACGATCGTCAAACACACGGCTCGCAAAGTACGCAAGATCTCCGGCGGCAAGGTCGTGGCCGGCTTTGCCGGTTCGGCCGCAGACGGCATCGCGCTGCTCGAAAAATTCGAACAATCGTTCAACGAGTATAAAGACATAACGCGTGCGGCAGTCGAGTTGGCGAAAGATTGGCGGCAAGATCGTGCGCTACGGAGGCTGGAGGCGCTGCTGCTCGTCGGAAACGCCGATCACTTGTTTTTGCTGTCCGGCACCGGCGACGTGATCGAGCCCGACGAAGGCGTCGCGGCGATCGGCAGCGGCGGCCCGTACGCACAGGCGGCCGCCGCTGCATTAGTGCGCAACACGTCGCTCGGCGCCGAAGAGATCGCTCGCAAAGCCCTCGAAATCGCCGGCGAGATTTGTATCTACACCAACGACGACATCACCGTGGAGGTGCTCGAGTGA
- the trmFO gene encoding methylenetetrahydrofolate--tRNA-(uracil(54)-C(5))-methyltransferase (FADH(2)-oxidizing) TrmFO, translating to MRVTVVGGGLAGCEAAWQAARQGAEVDLYEMRPHASGPAHHTAGLAELVCSNSLRGAALENAVGLLKEELFRLDSIVVRSARETAVPAGGALAVDRDRFSQAVERALVDHPRIHLHREEVHEIPSQRPAIVACGPLPGADLLSSIDAVLRSLPSGEGRRLHYFDAAAPIVAADSIDESAGYRKSRYEKGDGDDYLNLPLDRDAYRELVNDLRTSPRHQAKDFEAGDSTRYFEGCLPIEEMADRGEETLRYGPLKPVGLRHPQTGITPYAVVQLRKENAQGTAFNLVGFQTRMTWPAQRATFGKLPGLAKAEWLRLGVMHRNTFVDAPRVLDARLMLRGVEGLYLAGQVTGAEGYVEAAACGAMAGIHAARGVLGKRPVEVPRETALGAVVAHLQNAASPDFQPSNVTWAEFPPLDVRIREKNERRGAMAIRALAALDAFARSLQV from the coding sequence TTGCGCGTCACGGTCGTCGGAGGCGGTTTAGCCGGCTGCGAAGCGGCGTGGCAGGCGGCGCGACAGGGTGCCGAGGTCGATCTCTACGAGATGCGACCACATGCGAGCGGACCGGCGCATCACACCGCCGGTTTAGCCGAGTTGGTGTGCAGCAACTCATTGCGCGGTGCCGCGCTCGAGAATGCCGTCGGCTTGCTGAAAGAAGAGCTGTTCCGGCTCGATTCGATCGTCGTTCGGTCGGCGCGTGAAACCGCCGTTCCGGCCGGCGGGGCGTTGGCGGTGGATCGAGATCGATTCTCGCAGGCGGTCGAACGCGCGCTGGTCGATCATCCGCGCATCCATCTGCATCGCGAGGAAGTGCACGAAATTCCATCGCAGCGGCCGGCCATCGTGGCGTGCGGGCCGCTACCGGGAGCCGACCTGTTATCGTCGATCGACGCCGTGCTGCGTTCGCTGCCGTCCGGCGAAGGGCGCCGCTTACACTATTTCGATGCGGCCGCGCCGATCGTTGCCGCCGACTCGATCGACGAAAGCGCCGGCTATCGCAAATCGCGCTACGAGAAGGGCGACGGCGACGACTATCTCAACCTGCCGCTCGACCGCGACGCCTATCGAGAACTCGTCAACGATTTGCGGACGTCGCCGCGGCATCAGGCTAAAGACTTCGAAGCCGGCGATTCGACGCGCTACTTCGAGGGCTGTCTGCCGATCGAAGAGATGGCCGACCGCGGGGAAGAGACGTTGCGGTACGGTCCGCTCAAACCGGTTGGTTTGCGCCATCCTCAGACGGGGATCACGCCCTATGCGGTGGTGCAACTTCGCAAAGAGAACGCGCAAGGCACGGCATTCAACTTGGTCGGATTTCAGACGCGCATGACGTGGCCCGCGCAGCGCGCGACGTTCGGCAAGCTTCCCGGTTTGGCCAAAGCCGAATGGTTGCGGCTCGGCGTGATGCATCGCAACACGTTCGTCGACGCGCCCCGCGTGCTGGACGCTCGATTGATGCTGCGCGGCGTCGAGGGCTTGTATCTGGCCGGCCAAGTGACCGGCGCCGAGGGATACGTCGAGGCGGCTGCGTGCGGTGCGATGGCGGGCATCCATGCCGCGCGGGGCGTGCTGGGTAAGCGGCCGGTCGAAGTTCCTCGCGAAACCGCACTGGGTGCGGTAGTGGCCCATTTGCAGAACGCTGCCAGCCCCGATTTCCAACCCAGCAACGTTACCTGGGCAGAATTCCCGCCGCTCGACGTTCGGATCCGCGAGAAGAACGAACGGCGTGGCGCGATGGCAATTCGGGCGCTGGCGGCGCTCGATGCCTTCGCTCGTTCGCTGCAGGTGTGA